A DNA window from Opisthocomus hoazin isolate bOpiHoa1 chromosome 31, bOpiHoa1.hap1, whole genome shotgun sequence contains the following coding sequences:
- the LOC104328388 gene encoding olfactory receptor 14C36 gives MSNSSSITQFLLLTFADTRELQLLTFWLFLGIYLAALMGNGLTITAIACDRRLHTPMYFFLLNLALLDMASISTTVPKAMANSLWDTRAVSYRGCAAQVLFFLFFISSEYSLLTTMAYDRYIAICKPLHYGTLLGSRACVHMAAAAWGSGFLNALLHTANTFSIPLCQGNAVNQFFCEIPQILKLSCSESDYLREAGHIVFSACLAVGCFVFIVLSYVQIFRDVLMIPSEQGRHKAFSTCLPHLAMVALFIITVTSAYLKPHFISSPSLELVLAILYSVVPSAVNPLIYSIRNQELKSAVWRLMTGCFLEAINWS, from the coding sequence atgtccaacagcagctccatcacccagtttcTCCTCCTGACATTCGCAGACACGCGGGAGCttcagctcttgaccttctggctcttcctgggcatctacctggctgccctcatGGGCAACGGCCTCaccatcactgccatagcctgtgaccgccgcctccacacccccatgtacttcttcctcctcaacctcgcCCTCCTCGACAtggcctccatctccaccactgtccccaaagccatggccaattccctgtgGGACACCAGGGCCGTCTCCTACagaggatgtgctgcccaggtccttttctttctcttctttatctCCTCAGAGTATTCTCTGCTCACCaccatggcctatgaccgctacattgccatctgcaaacccctgcactacgggaccctcctgggcagcagagcttgtgtccacatggcagcagctgcctggggcagtgggtttctcaatgctctgctgcacactgccaatacattttccatacccctctgccaGGGCAATGCTGtgaaccagttcttctgtgaaatcccccagatcctcaagctttCCTGCTCAGAATCAGACTACCTCCGGGAAGCTGGACATATTGTGTTTAGTGCCTGTTTAgcagttggttgttttgttttcattgtgctgtcctatgtgcagatcttcagggacGTGCTGatgatcccctctgagcaggggaggcacaaagccttttccacgtgccttcctcacctggcCATGGTTGCCCTGTTTATCATTACTGTCACATCTGCCTATCTGAAACCCCACTtcatctcttccccatccctggaacttGTGCTGGCAATCCTTTACTCGGTGGTGCCTTCAGCAGTGAACCCACTCATCTACAGCAttaggaaccaggagctcaagagTGCAGTGTGGAGACTGATGACTGGATGCTTTTTAGAAGCAATTAACTGGTCTTAA
- the LOC142365097 gene encoding olfactory receptor 14C36-like, translated as MSNDSSITEFLLLAFADTRELQLLTFWLFLGIYLAALMGNGLIITAIACDRRLHTPMYFFLLNLSLFDLGSISTTLPKGMANSLWDTRDISYSGCATQVFLFLFFITAEYCLLTVMAYDRYVAICKPLHYGTLLGSRACVHMAAAAWGTGFLYALMHTANTFSLPLCQGNAVDQFFCEIPQILKLSCSHAYLRESELIVVSICVAMGCFAFIVGSYVQIFRAVLRIPSEQGRHKAFSMCLPHLAVVSLFVSTAVFAHLKPPSFSSPSLDLVVSVVYSVVPPAANPLIYSLRNQELRDALWKLHSILLSKSLMKTLNSTGPSTDT; from the exons ATGTCAAACGACAGCTCCATCACTGAATTCCTCCtactggcatttgcagacacacgggagctgcagctcttgaccttctggctcttcctgggcatctacctggctgccctcatgggcaacggcctcatcatcactgccatagcctgtgaccgtcgcctccacacccccatgtacttcttcctcctcaacctgtCCCTCTTCGACCTGGGttccatctccaccactctccccaaaggcatggccaattccctctgggacaccagggacaTTTCCTACTCAGGATGTGCTACCCaggtctttctctttctcttcttcatcacagcagagtattgtctcctcaccgtcatggcctatgaccgctatgtggccatctgcaaacccctacactatgggaccctcctgggcagcagagcttgtgtccacatggcagcagctgcctggggcactgggttcCTCTATGCTCTcatgcacactgccaatacattttcactccccCTCTGCCAGGGCAATGCTGtagaccagttcttctgtgaaatccctcagatcctcaagctctcctgctcacatgcctACCTCAGAGAATCTGAACTTATTGTGGTTAGTATCTGTGTAGCAATGGGGTGTTTTGCTTTCATTGTGGGCTcttatgtgcagatcttcagggctgtgctgaggatcccctctgagcagggacggcacaaagccttttccatgtgcctccctcacctggctgttgTCTCCCTGTTTGTCAGTACTGCAGTATTTGCCCATTTGAagcccccctccttctcctccccatccctggacctgGTGGTTTCAGTGGTGTACTcggtggtgcctccagcagcaaaccccctcatctacagcctgaggaaccaggagctcagggaTGCTCTATGGAAAT tgcactcaatcttgctgtctaagtcattgatgaaaacgttaaacagcactggtcccagtacagacacctga
- the LOC142365094 gene encoding olfactory receptor 14C36-like: MSNGSSITQFLLLAFADTRELQLVTFCLFLGIYLAALLGNGLIITAIACDHRLHNPMYFFLLNLSVLDLGSISTTLPKAMANSLWDTRAISYTGCAVQVFLFVFFIVTAFSLLTVMAYDRYIAICRPLHYGTILGSRACVHMAAAAWGTGFLYAGLQTANTFSLPLCHGKAVNQFFCEIPQILKLSCSESFLRKAGVAVLGISLAFGCFVFIVLSYVQVFRAVLRIRSEQGRHKAFSTCLPHLTVVSLYVSTGMFAYLKPSSISSPSLDLVLSFLYSVVPPAVNSLIYSMRNQELKYALRKLMTGFFQK, from the coding sequence atgtccaacggcagctccatcacccagttccttctcctggcgtttgcagacacacgggagctgcagcttgtaaccttctgtctcttcctgggcatctacctggctgccctcctgggcaatggcctcattatcactgccatagcctgtgatcACCGCCTCCACaaccccatgtacttcttcctcctcaacctctctgttcttgatcTTGGATCCAtttccaccactctccccaaagccatggccaattccctgtgGGACACCAGAGCCATCTCCTACACAGGATGTGCTGTACAGGTAtttctctttgtcttcttcaTCGTTACAGCATTTTCTCTCCtcaccgtcatggcctatgaccgctacattgccatctgcagacctctGCACTATGGGACCattctgggcagcagagcttgtgtccacatggcagcagctgcctggggcactgggttcCTCTATGCTGGGCTGCAGACTGCCAACACATTTTCACTCCCCCTCTGCCATGGTAAAGCTGtgaaccagttcttctgtgaaatccctcagatcctcaagctctcctgctcagagtCCTTCCTCAGGAAAGCTGGGGTTGCTGTACTTGGTATCTCTTTAGCATTTGGTTGTTTTGtcttcattgtgctgtcctatgtgcaggtattcagggctgtgctgaggatccgtTCTGaacagggacggcacaaagccttttccacttgcctccctcacctgaccgTGGTCTCCTTGTATGTCAGCACTGGTATGTTCGCCTACCTGAAgccctcctccatctcctccccatccctggatttggtgttgtcatttctgtactcggtggtgcctccagcagtgaactccctcatctacagcatgaggaaccaggagctgaaGTATGCTCTGAGGAAACTGATGACTGGATTTTTTCAGAAGTAA